A single window of Sphingobacterium sp. ML3W DNA harbors:
- the ppk1 gene encoding polyphosphate kinase 1, with product MNDTNGESVNLRLFNRDLSWLSFNERILKEAGNKQVPLLERINFLAIFSSNLDEFYRVRMPVLSALKKIKNEERHDDYVPNETNIYKKAKLQIEKQLALFGNTLVADIIPDLKDEGIFVVYDGIIPETIASQTRDYFYESIASFLEIRILDDEPFFPENNQLYLIFTVEEQGTEKLGLINIPSDRIARFYKVSDEDKTYIVFIDDIIRQNLKLVFPEGSITGIYALKVTRTADLELDNEFEGSLLEKIEKQIKKRDFGIATRLLYQPDLPDELLQKINKLFNLRRSNGIKGGNYHNLSDLFSFPIDKKDWKYRTQAPIPYSFKTRSFSLFAEIETEDILIHTPYQSYQVILRFFNEAALSRDVEEIYISMYRVASDSKILNALLSAVRNGKKVIVFVELKARFDEENNIYWAKKLKDAGVKVLYSIPNLKVHAKIALVKTRKDGQEKFFGLLSTGNLNEKTAFVYADHILLTANQEILYELKEVFNMLTEIRDKESTYTIRFNHLLVAQFNLSERFIKLIDQEIAHAKNGLPASIIIKVNNLEEKGMIQKLYEAGRAGVKIQLIVRSICRLVPAVAGLSENISVRRIVDRYLEHSRVFIFYNNGDEQVYLGSADWMTRNIFNRIEVCFPIINERLKKEIQTIIALQLEDDTSAELLDGNMEPIKFLSSKGLRAQDRIYNYCKQIENPLN from the coding sequence ATGAACGATACAAATGGTGAATCAGTTAATTTGAGGTTGTTTAATCGGGATTTAAGCTGGTTATCTTTTAATGAGCGGATTTTGAAGGAGGCAGGAAACAAACAGGTTCCTTTGCTGGAACGAATTAATTTCTTAGCAATTTTTTCTTCTAATCTAGATGAGTTTTACCGGGTGCGCATGCCGGTGCTTTCTGCATTGAAAAAGATTAAAAATGAGGAACGTCATGATGATTATGTACCTAACGAGACGAATATATACAAAAAAGCCAAGTTACAAATAGAAAAGCAATTAGCTCTTTTTGGAAATACTTTAGTAGCAGATATCATTCCCGATTTGAAGGATGAAGGCATATTTGTCGTATACGATGGTATTATACCCGAAACTATTGCGTCCCAAACAAGGGATTATTTTTATGAAAGCATAGCTTCATTTTTGGAAATTAGGATACTTGATGATGAGCCTTTTTTTCCTGAAAACAATCAATTGTATTTAATCTTTACTGTTGAAGAGCAAGGAACTGAAAAATTGGGTCTTATTAATATTCCTTCCGACCGAATAGCTCGTTTTTACAAAGTTTCAGATGAAGATAAAACATATATTGTCTTTATTGATGATATTATTCGGCAAAATCTGAAATTGGTATTTCCAGAGGGTTCTATTACAGGTATCTATGCATTGAAAGTGACACGAACTGCTGATTTAGAATTGGACAACGAGTTTGAGGGCTCATTGTTGGAAAAGATAGAAAAACAAATTAAGAAAAGAGATTTTGGAATTGCTACGCGCTTATTGTACCAACCAGATCTTCCGGATGAACTTTTACAAAAGATCAACAAGCTCTTTAATCTGCGAAGATCTAATGGAATAAAAGGAGGAAACTATCATAATTTAAGCGATTTATTTTCTTTTCCAATTGATAAAAAAGATTGGAAATACAGAACACAAGCTCCGATTCCTTATAGCTTTAAAACCAGATCTTTTTCTTTGTTTGCAGAAATTGAAACGGAAGATATTTTAATACATACGCCTTACCAATCGTATCAGGTTATTTTACGGTTTTTTAATGAAGCGGCATTAAGTCGGGATGTTGAAGAAATTTATATTTCCATGTATCGGGTAGCGAGTGATTCAAAGATTCTGAATGCCTTACTAAGCGCAGTTAGAAATGGGAAAAAAGTAATTGTTTTTGTAGAATTAAAAGCAAGATTTGACGAAGAGAATAATATTTACTGGGCTAAAAAATTAAAAGACGCAGGAGTAAAAGTATTGTATAGTATTCCAAACTTAAAGGTACATGCTAAAATTGCTCTGGTGAAAACACGAAAAGACGGTCAGGAAAAATTCTTTGGATTGCTGTCTACAGGGAATCTAAATGAAAAAACAGCTTTTGTATATGCGGATCACATATTATTGACTGCTAATCAAGAAATTCTTTATGAATTAAAGGAAGTTTTTAATATGCTGACAGAGATAAGAGACAAAGAATCTACTTATACTATTCGGTTCAACCATCTTTTGGTCGCTCAATTTAATTTGTCAGAGCGCTTTATTAAGCTAATAGATCAGGAAATTGCACATGCAAAAAATGGACTTCCTGCTTCGATTATCATAAAAGTAAATAATTTAGAAGAAAAGGGAATGATTCAAAAATTATATGAAGCAGGTCGAGCAGGGGTAAAAATTCAGCTAATTGTTAGAAGTATATGTCGTTTGGTGCCCGCAGTAGCTGGCTTGAGCGAAAATATAAGTGTGAGACGTATCGTTGATCGTTATTTAGAACATAGCCGAGTCTTTATTTTTTATAATAACGGTGACGAACAAGTTTATCTAGGATCTGCCGATTGGATGACTCGAAATATATTTAATCGTATTGAAGTCTGTTTTCCGATTATAAATGAACGGTTGAAAAAAGAAATACAAACCATTATCGCCTTACAACTGGAAGACGATACTTCTGCGGAACTTTTGGATGGAAATATGGAACCGATAAAATTTTTATCGAGTAAAGGACTGCGTGCCCAAGATCGTATTTATAACTATTGTAAACAAATTGAAAATCCCTTAAACTAA
- a CDS encoding Pycsar system effector family protein — protein sequence MDYAQLINETAQYVHKYMDDHDLSKLSFHNRAHIEEVVEAVKKMADYYNLDERDTAIVTLSAYFHDLGYCINGKDNHEERGAEIAEKFLHLKQVDTSIILAIRGCILATKLPQSPKDLLEEIVCDADLYHFGSDRFEARNKLMRQEAKACGYTATKEEWRKNTIKLMEAHHYHTDYGRNLLDQKKQQNIQALQQKEESEISGQEKNNRRPERGIETMFRITSTNNQRLSDMADNKSNILITVNSIILSVVIALLLRKLDNNVHLVFPTAILLFTSLITMVIAILATRPSVPNGKYTPDDLKNKKVNLLFFGNFYQMNLESYSNGMKLMMEERDYLYSTLIKDVYSQGVVLGRKFKLLRLAYNIFMYGLIVSVLAFVIVVIINA from the coding sequence ATGGATTACGCTCAATTGATAAATGAAACAGCACAATACGTACATAAGTATATGGATGACCATGACCTTTCAAAGCTGAGCTTCCATAACCGAGCGCACATTGAAGAGGTGGTAGAGGCCGTGAAGAAGATGGCAGACTATTATAACCTCGATGAAAGAGATACAGCTATTGTGACGCTATCGGCATATTTTCATGATCTTGGTTACTGCATTAATGGTAAAGATAATCATGAAGAAAGAGGTGCAGAAATAGCGGAAAAATTTTTACACTTAAAGCAGGTTGATACGAGCATTATTCTTGCAATTCGCGGATGTATTTTGGCGACAAAACTACCACAATCTCCTAAAGATCTCCTTGAAGAAATTGTCTGCGATGCAGACTTGTATCATTTTGGGAGCGATCGGTTTGAAGCTCGTAATAAATTGATGCGCCAAGAGGCAAAAGCTTGTGGATATACTGCAACTAAAGAGGAGTGGCGTAAAAACACCATTAAATTGATGGAAGCTCATCATTACCATACCGATTATGGACGTAACTTATTAGATCAAAAAAAGCAACAAAATATCCAGGCTTTACAACAGAAAGAAGAGTCGGAAATTAGCGGTCAAGAAAAAAATAATCGAAGGCCAGAGCGGGGTATTGAGACCATGTTTCGAATTACTTCAACCAACAATCAGCGCTTAAGTGATATGGCTGACAATAAATCAAATATCTTAATTACGGTAAACTCCATCATATTATCGGTTGTTATTGCACTGTTGTTGCGTAAGTTAGATAATAATGTACATCTGGTATTCCCTACTGCTATTTTGCTATTTACTAGTCTGATTACGATGGTGATAGCGATTCTCGCAACTAGACCTTCTGTCCCAAATGGTAAATACACACCAGATGACCTGAAAAATAAGAAAGTCAATCTCTTATTTTTCGGTAATTTTTACCAAATGAACCTAGAAAGCTATAGTAATGGGATGAAACTCATGATGGAAGAACGAGATTACCTCTATAGTACTTTAATTAAAGATGTTTACTCCCAGGGAGTTGTTTTGGGACGTAAATTCAAATTACTCCGCTTAGCTTATAATATATTCATGTATGGGTTAATTGTTTCTGTACTTGCTTTTGTTATTGTCGTTATTATTAATGCTTAA